One segment of Brassica napus cultivar Da-Ae chromosome C3, Da-Ae, whole genome shotgun sequence DNA contains the following:
- the LOC125582915 gene encoding uncharacterized protein LOC125582915 encodes MNEVSDQKAKPDGDEKLVYEGSAARTRATSVEEIMLRRKRKDSLENLGAQLLGNDLVEKASDYHESGKGYDKSKEVSREEGVENSLRKKEDAISNSTEERQDKSRKEDSLGAVQLVGNNLVEKVSDYHESEKGNDRSEKPRHGELVNDSSRNKEEAISSSKDEKLDKEGTVGAATLLGNDLGEKVSDDHASEKGNDKSKKVRHEDRGKDSSRKKEDATSSSKNEGPDKPRKDDHVEAAQLLGNDLVEKVSDCRASDKELEKSKKVSCESVKDSSRKKEEATSRSREERLDKPMTKDPVDKVSDYRASGREHDRSKKLRPEERIKDSSKKKEDTISSSREEKSMKDDPVGAAQLLSNDLVEKVSDYHESKRGYHRSEKLRREEDDKDRLRKKVDANSSCREEKLDKPTKEEEPAGHRKRKAEGEGSRTKEKIVEEHSKDRRIKKEETNSSFREERPDKKMKKEDLAANRKIRVEGEFPTTETKTRAYRDGRGVDTRMKANRERPAEKQIHPQDAGREQGRNALENSASSRKRLRSLVVADIPRNGCCLLHLLGWLLLCGFEPQIRRPKDYVETTIRRLPLHKAIINEMWSPNKSGELEKKEPATNALSDNVEDSSNKIFIGGFPKAISSEMLKEIVSVFGPLKAYRFVINNDLNQRCAFLEYIDGSVTLKACAGLNGMKLGGSVITAVCALPDSSSVASDENPPFYGIPEHAKPLLGKPKHILKLKNLVDPEDLPLLSVPEMKEILEDVRLECARFGVIKSINIVKHESKDISGSNTDASLNQESKEMNVSVIQEKDEISEKVDDTADNVDSGEVVRSDSSTGADKFCEPCSVTALETVSQANEDHDSTEQGNSEKLVGESEAAIPQEEVGSARAQDEPEIPQEEVESVRAQDEPENPQEVGSARAVKTRWDSGDKIEEEQDPEDVFEPGCIFIEYGRPEATRVAAHSLHGRLYDSRIVKAEYVSKELYKIRFPSG; translated from the exons ATGAACGAAGTTAGTGATCAAAAGGCAAAGCCTGATGGAGATGAAAAGCTTGTCTATGAAGGATCTGCTGCTCGAACAAGGGCTACAAGCGTTGAGGAGATTATGCTAAGGAGGAAGAGGAAAGATTCCTTGGAAAATTTAGGAGCTCAGTTACTGGGTAACGATCTTGTTGAGAAGGCTTCTGACTATCATGAGTCTGGAAAAGGGTATGATAAATCGAAGGAAGTGAGTCGTGAAGAAGGAGTTGAGAACAgtttaagaaagaaagaagatgcCATTTCTAATTCCACAGAGGAAAGACAAGATAAATCGAGGAAAGAAGACTCTTTGGGAGCAGTTCAGTTAGTCGGTAACAATCTTGTTGAGAAGGTTTCTGACTATCATGAGTCTGAAAAAGGGAATGATAGATCGGAGAAACCGAGGCATGGAGAGCTTGTTAATGACAGTTCAAGAAATAAAGAAGAGGCCATTTCTAGTTCTAAAGATGAAAAATTAGATAAAGAGGGCACTGTTGGAGCAGCTACGCTACTGGGTAACGATCTTGGTGAGAAGGTTTCTGACGATCATGCCTCTGAGAAAGGGAATGATAAGTCCAAGAAAGTAAGGCATGAAGATCGTGGCAAGGACAgctcaagaaagaaagaagatgcCACTTCTAGTTCTAAGAATGAAGGACCAGATAAACCGAGGAAAGATGACCATGTTGAAGCAGCTCAGTTACTGGGTAATGATCTTGTTGAGAAGGTGTCGGACTGTCGTGCGTCTGACAAAGAGCTTGAAAAATCCAAGAAAGTGAGTTGTGAAAGTGTTAAGGACAgctcaagaaagaaagaagaagctaCTTCTAGATCTAGGGAAGAAAGACTAGATAAACCAATGACAAAGGACCCCGTTGATAAAGTTTCTGACTACCGTGCGTCCGGAAGAGAGCATGACAGATCCAAGAAATTAAGACCTGAAGAACGCATTAAGGACagttcaaaaaagaaagaagacacCATTTCTAGCTCTAGAGAAGAAAAATCGATGAAAGACGATCCTGTAGGAGCAGCTCAATTACTGAGTAACGATCTTGTTGAGAAGGTTTCTGACTATCATGAGTCTAAAAGAGGGTATCATAGATCTGAGAAACTGAGGCGTGAAGAAGATGATAAGGACAGGTTAAGAAAGAAGGTGGACGCCAATTCTAGTTGTAGAGAAGAAAAACTAGATAAACCAACAAAAGAGGAGGAGCCTGCTGGGCATAGAAAACGGAAGGCAGAAGGAGAGGGTTCTAGAACCAAAGAAAAAATAGTGGAAGAACATAGTAAGGATAGACgaataaagaaagaagaaactaATTCTAGTTTTAGGGAGGAAAGACCAGataaaaagatgaagaaggaagaCCTTGCTGCAAACAGAAAAATAAGGGTTGAAGGAGAATTTCCTACAACTGAAACGAAAACAAGGGCATATAGAGATGGGCGTGGTGTGGATACCAGAATGAAGGCAAACAGAGAAAGACCTGCTGAAAAACAGATTCATCCACAGGATGCAGGCCGGGAACAAGGAAGAAATGCTCTTGAAAATTCAGCTAGTAGTAGGAAGCGTCTTAGAAGTCTAGTGGTGGCAGATATACCTCGAAATG GATGCTGTCTGCTGCATCTCCTTGGATGGCTGCTCCTTTGCGGGTTCGAACCTCAAATTCGACGCCCTAAAGACTATGTCGAGACAACA ATACGCAGATTACCTTTGCATAAAGCTATCATTAATGAGATGTGGAGCCCTAACAAG AGCGGTGAATTGGAAAAAAAGGAGCCAGCCACAAATGCACTAAGTGACAATGTGGAGGACTCATCGAACAAG ATCTTTATTGGTGGATTTCCAAAAGCAATTTCATCCGAAATG CTAAAGGAGATTGTCAGTGTCTTTGGACCTTTAAAAGCATACCGGTTCGTGATCAACAATGATCTCAATCAGCGATGCGCTTTCCTAGAG TACATTGATGGATCTGTTACCCTCAAAGCTTGTGCCGGCCTTAATGGTATGAAGTTAGGTGGCAGTGTAATAACTGCCGTTTGTGCACTTCCTGATTCGTCATCTGTAGCG TCTGATGAGAATCCACCATTCTATGGGATACCTGAGCATGCAAAACCACTTCTTGGCAAACCTAAGCATATCCTAAAGCTTAAGAACTTG GTTGACCCAGAAGATCTGCCATTGCTGTCTGTGCCAGAAATGAAAGAAATTCTGGAGGATGTACGGCTCGAATGTGCCAG GTTTGGTGTTATTAAGTCGATAAACATCGTGAAACATGAGAGCAAAGATATTAGTGGCTCAAACACAGATGCATCGTTGAACCAAGAATCTAAAGAAATGAATGTGTCAGTGATTCAGGAGAAAGACGAGATATCCGAGAAAGTGGATGACACTGCAGATAATGTAGATTCTGGAGAAGTTGTCAGGTCAGACAGTTCGACGGGTGCAGACAAGTTTTGTGAACCGTGCTCAGTTACTGCGCTTGAGACAGTCAGTCAAGCAAATGAAGATCATGACTCTACCGAACAAGGAAATTCTGAGAAGCTTGTCGGGGAAAGTGAGGCAGCGATTCCGCAAGAAGAAGTAGGATCAGCCCGTGCTCAGGATGAGCCAGAGATTCCGCAAGAAGAAGTAGAATCAGTCCGTGCACAAGACGAGCCAGAGAATCCGCAAGAAGTAGGATCAGCACGTGCTGTCAAGACAAGATGGGATAGTGGCGACAAGATAGAGGAAGAACAAGACCCGGAGGATGTCTTTGAGCCGGGATGTATCTTCATTGAGTACGGAAGACCAGAAGCCACACGCGTTGCAGCTCATTCCTTGCACGGACGGCTCTACGACAGCAGGATTGTGAAAGCGGAATACGTTTCTAAAGAGCTTTACAAAATCAGGTTCCCAAGTGGGTAG
- the LOC125582916 gene encoding uncharacterized protein LOC125582916 — MSKIANLYFSALKSNGDNYLEWALDAKIMLRSKDLGDTITKDNNSSDKDKYIAIYMIRHHLQENLKTQYMTIENPYDLWIALQRRYDHQKTVLLPKAQYDWKHIRFLDYKSVDEYNSVLFRIVSLLRLCGEKVTEEEMLNKTLHVSSNQHANNELLLKNSEMRPPGTAPLPDISKLAIEPKKESNLVQHNDHLGPNRGRSQGRGRGSFKAHGRGRGRGTTPGFSRGRVRGRSVSFKPQIKADRCHRCGMGNHWAKNCRTPKHLCELYMESLKRNPEANMVRDPRYDGDDDDDLENVQDHQHESDKVDHMEFETSDILK; from the exons atGTCAAAGATTGCGAATCTTTATTTCAGTGCTTTGAAAAGCAATGGTGACAACTACCTGGAATGGGCGCTTGATGCAAAGATCATGCTGCGATCAAAAGATCTTGGTGACACAATCACCAAAGACAACAATTCCAGTGACAAAGACAAGTATATAGCTATCTACATGATACGCCACCATCTCCAAGAGAACTTGAAAACCCAGTACATGACCATAGAAAATCCATATGACCTTTGGATCGCTTTACAACGAAGATATGACCACCAGAAAAcagtgttgcttccaaaggctcaATATGATTGGAAACACATAAGGTTCTTGGACTACAAATCAGTAGACGAGTACAACTCAGTTCTGTTCAGAATTGTGTCCTTGTTAAGGTTATGTGGTGAAAAAGTAACCGAGGAAGAGATGCTTAATAAAACTCTCCACGTTTCCTCAAACCAACATG CTAACAACGAACTGTTATTgaaaaacagtgagatgagacctcctGGTACAGCTCCATTACCCGACATCTCTAAGCTGGCTATAGAGCCAAAGAAAGAGAGTAACCTTGTCCAACACAATGACCATCTCGGTCCAAACCGTGGAAGAAGTCAAGGACGAGGTCGTGGTTCTTTTAAAGCACACGGGCGAGGACGTGGTCGCGGTACCACACCCGGCTTTAGCCGTGGTCGTGTCCGAGGCCGTAGTGTGTCTTTTAAACCACAGATCAAAGCTGATCGATGCCACAGATGTGGTATGGGTAATCATTGGGCAAAGAATTGCCGAACTCCTAAGCATTTGTGTGAGCTTTACATGGAGAGCTTAAAAAGAAACCCGGAAGCTAACATGGTTCGAGACCCGAGatatgatggtgatgatgatgatgacttggAAAACGTCCAGGATCACCAGCACGAGTCAGACAAAGTTGATCACATGGAGTTTGAAACTTCAGACATACTGAAATAA
- the LOC106447171 gene encoding uncharacterized protein LOC106447171, giving the protein MKAPNMETITKSLEKSMQNISLKDLKRRVGRSAATTEERSNEHIPPISDRTLELNSHLSLPCHWEQCLDLKTGEIYYINWKNGMRVKEDPRKVMMNEDNDSGESYGTLCSEEDSSYYDSEESSSESSPSSRENQKEEEDEEQDVLVVAGCKACFTYFMVPKIVEDCPKCAAQLLHFD; this is encoded by the exons atgaaggcaCCGAACATGGAGACCATAACGAAATCTCTGGAAAAATCTATGCAGAATATTTCTCTGAAAGATCTGAAAAGAAGAGTAGGAAGATCGGCGGCTACAACGGAAGAGAGAAGCAATGAACATATTCCTCCGATCTCAGATAGAACATTGGAGCTCAATTCTCACTTATCTCTTCCGTGCCACTGGGAACAATGTCTTGATCTGAag acAGGAGAAATCTACTACATAAACTGGAAAAATGGAATGAGAGTGAAAGAGGATCCAAGGAAAGTGATGATGAATGAAGACAATGACAGTGGAGAATCATATGGGACACTGTGCTCTGAAGAAGATAGCTCATATTACGACAGTGAGGAGTCTTCATCAGAGTCATCTCCATCATCGAGAGAGAATCAGAAAGAGGAAGAGGATGAAGAACAAGATGTGCTTGTTGTTGCTGGATGCAAAGCTTGTTTCACGTACTTCATGGTTCCTAAGATTGTTGAGGACTGTCCTAAATGTGCTGCACAGCTTCTTCACTTTGATTGA
- the LOC106385776 gene encoding uncharacterized protein LOC106385776, which produces MAAYHVSHESNQPQAPSPLYPPVMEAPPPPYPTTSTRFQDYYSGYGQPHQPPLRPYRDEYYGEGEYMGCFPFLRTCLTTLCCCWFVERCCLPSRY; this is translated from the exons ATGGCAGCTTACCATGTTTCTCATGAGTCAAATCAACCACAAG CCCCGTCGCCTCTCTACCCTCCGGTAATGGAGGCTCCACCACCACCGTATCCAACAACCAGCACGAGGTTCCAAGACTACTACAGTGGCTACGGTCAGCCACATCAACCGCCCCTGCGTCCATATAGAGATGAATACTATGGAGAAGGAGAGTATATGGGTTGCTTTCCTTTTCTCAGAACCTG TTTGACAACTCTATGTTGTTGCTGGTTTGTGGAACGATGTTGCCTTCCAAGTCGTTACTAG
- the LOC106388038 gene encoding galactan beta-1,4-galactosyltransferase GALS1-like, with translation MRKEIPPPVSTTTVCFENKPLVATLLALSLVMIIWNLPPYYHNLISTAPPCSASPTTTILSTSSSSFSPENFTASLSATPATSPSDPNKRVFQPFGNAAALFVLMGAYRGGPSSFSVVGLASKPIHTFGKPWFKCEYLSNNGTTTRATKAVKILPDWGYGRVYTVVVVNCTFPSNPNSDNSGGKLILNAYYNESPNLFERLTALEEDAGSYNESKFSPPYPYEYLYCGSSLYGNVSSSRMREWMAYHAWFFGERSHFVFHDAGGISAEVREVLEPWIRAGRVTVQDIRDQAQYDGYYYNQFLIVNDCLHRYRHAAEWTFFFDVDEYIYLPDGNTLESVLAEFSDYTQFTIEQNPMSSVLCLNDSTQGYPRQWGFEKLLFRESRTNIRRDRKYAIQAKNAFATGVHMSENVVGKTLHKTETKIRYYHYHNTITVHEELCREMLPASAKEKVTLYKKLPFVYDDSMKKLVNTIKEFEQKKIGTKDVKHFS, from the exons ATGAGGAAAGAGATTCCGCCGCCGGTGTCCACCACCACCGTCTGTTTCGAGAATAAGCCACTGGTCGCTACATTGCTAGCTCTCTCCCTCGTCATGATCATCTGGAACCTTCCTCCTTACTACCACAACCTCATCTCCACCGCTCCTCCCTGCTCCGCCTctcccaccaccaccatactctccacctcctcctcatCTTTTTCACCTGAGAATTTCACCGCCTCTCTCTCCGCCACGCCGGCAACTTCTCCATCAGATCCGAACAAACGCGTTTTCCAACCGTTCGGAAACGCAGCGGCGCTATTCGTCCTCATGGGAGCTTACCGCGGCGGTCCATCATCCTTCTCCGTCGTCGGACTCGCCTCGAAACCGATCCACACCTTCGGAAAACCATGGTTCAAATGCGAGTACCTATCCAACAACGGAACCACAACACGAGCCACCAAAGCCGTGAAGATTCTCCCGGACTGGGGCTACGGACGAGTCTACACCGTCGTGGTCGTCAACTGCACGTTCCCCTCGAACCCCAACTCCGATAACTCCGGAGGCAAACTCATCCTCAACGCTTACTACAACGAATCTCCGAACCTCTTCGAGAGGCTCACAGCCCTCGAGGAGGACGCCGGATCTTACAACGAGTCGAAATTCTCACCGCCGTATCCGTACGAGTACCTCTACTGCGGCTCGTCGCTGTACGGGAACGTGAGCTCGTCGCGTATGAGGGAATGGATGGCTTACCATGCTTGGTTCTTCGGAGAGAGATCGCATTTTGTTTTTCACGATGCCGGTGGGATTTCGGCGGAGGTTAGGGAGGTTCTTGAGCCGTGGATTCGAGCAGGGAGGGTCACGGTTCAGGACATTAGGGACCAGGCTCAGTACGATGGGTACTACTATAACCAGTTCTTGATTGTTAATGATTGTTTGCATCGGTATCGTCACGCTGCGGAGTGGACCTTCTTCTTTGATGTTGATGAGTATATTTATTTGCCTGATGGGAATACGCTTGAATCGGTTCTTGCTGAGTTTTCGGATTATACTCAGTTCACTATTGAGCAGAACCCGATGTCTAGTGTTCTTTGCTTGAACGATTCAACTCAAGGTTATCCCAG GCAATGGGGATTTGAGAAGCTACTATTCAGAGAATCAAGAACAAACATACGACGTGACAGGAAATATGCGATCCAGGCCAAGAACGCGTTTGCGACAGGAGTTCACATGTCTGAAAACGTAGTAGGGAAAACGCTACACAAGACAGAGACGAAGATCCGTTATTACCATTACCACAACACCATAACAGTGCACGAGGAGCTTTGCAGAGAGATGTTACCTGCTTCAGCCAAGGAGAAGGTGACATTGTACAAGAAGCTTCCATTTGTGTATGATGACAGCATGAAGAAGCTAGTGAACACGATTAAAGAGTTTGAGCAGAAAAAAATTGGGACCAAAGATGTGAAGCATTTCTCATGA